A DNA window from Abyssibacter profundi contains the following coding sequences:
- a CDS encoding fructosamine kinase family protein, translating into MTHWIDRAAVLLGEPIRQHQAISGGDVAAVARLELASGAVVVAKASPQAIEEATMLRRLAAAGVPTPEVLAQDSALLVLSLIHHDGWVETSWQDLGRVFARLHQTTGPHYGWHADYAFRDVPILNTPCGHWPTFWGQQRLLPLVADLPSELAQRTERLIASLPERLPARPAAALLHGDAWTGNLLVRDGRVAAFIDPACYFGHAEVDLAMLRLFARPGGEFFESYGCSSSESDERLPVYQLWPASVHYRLFGPSYRGLVERLLADAGVMFRA; encoded by the coding sequence TTGACCCACTGGATCGACCGCGCCGCGGTGCTGCTGGGTGAGCCTATTCGACAGCACCAAGCGATATCAGGGGGTGATGTGGCGGCGGTCGCCCGTCTTGAACTTGCCAGTGGCGCGGTTGTGGTGGCCAAGGCGTCACCCCAGGCCATAGAGGAAGCGACGATGCTGCGCCGCTTGGCGGCAGCCGGTGTGCCCACACCGGAGGTGCTCGCCCAAGACAGCGCACTGTTGGTCCTTTCGTTGATTCACCACGACGGCTGGGTCGAGACCAGCTGGCAGGACCTGGGCCGGGTGTTTGCACGGCTGCATCAGACCACCGGTCCGCACTACGGCTGGCATGCCGACTACGCCTTTAGAGATGTGCCGATTCTCAATACACCCTGCGGCCACTGGCCGACGTTCTGGGGACAGCAGCGCTTGCTGCCGCTGGTAGCAGACCTGCCGAGCGAGCTGGCACAGCGCACGGAGCGGCTGATTGCCAGCCTGCCGGAGCGGCTGCCGGCACGGCCCGCCGCCGCGCTGCTACATGGTGACGCCTGGACCGGCAATTTGCTGGTTCGCGACGGTCGCGTGGCCGCCTTCATCGACCCTGCCTGCTATTTCGGCCATGCCGAAGTCGACTTGGCCATGCTGCGCTTGTTCGCCCGGCCCGGCGGCGAATTCTTCGAAAGCTACGGATGCAGTTCGTCTGAGTCCGATGAACGGTTGCCGGTGTACCAACTGTGGCCTGCATCGGTCCATTACCGGCTGTTTGGCCCGTCATACCGGGGTTTGGTGGAGCGCCTGCTCGCTGACGCAGGTGTGATGTTTCGCGCGTGA
- a CDS encoding low molecular weight protein-tyrosine-phosphatase, with product MSSPAVLFVCLGNICRSPLAEAAFRVECERRDLEVGVDSAGTGDWHVGQPPDVRAQAVARRHGVDISRYRARQVCEEDFIRFTHVVALDTDNLADLQALAPPDATAQLSLLLDHVPGRAGEPVADPYFGAADGFDVTWADVTAGAAELARQLGED from the coding sequence ATGTCGTCACCTGCCGTCTTGTTTGTTTGTCTGGGCAATATCTGTCGTTCCCCACTGGCTGAGGCTGCGTTTCGCGTGGAGTGTGAGCGTCGCGATTTGGAGGTGGGTGTTGATTCGGCGGGGACGGGCGACTGGCATGTTGGTCAGCCCCCGGATGTTCGTGCCCAGGCCGTGGCGCGCCGCCACGGCGTGGACATCAGCCGCTATCGAGCGCGGCAGGTCTGTGAAGAGGACTTTATCCGGTTCACCCATGTGGTCGCGCTGGATACCGACAACCTGGCCGATCTGCAGGCGTTGGCGCCCCCTGACGCCACGGCCCAGTTGAGCTTGTTGCTGGATCATGTGCCGGGACGCGCCGGTGAACCGGTGGCCGACCCGTACTTCGGTGCGGCAGACGGTTTTGATGTCACCTGGGCCGATGTGACGGCAGGCGCTGCCGAGTTGGCGCGGCAATTGGGCGAAGATTGA
- a CDS encoding DUF3192 domain-containing protein — protein MKPLIVATAAFGLLLTSGCVLSVTGDGHDSSSSHREIRKQERNAREYIATLSLGTPSTAVMTHLGVPDFTEVFAGDKGEYRILRYRTHRTTSDGDTTRDETTPLVFLSGRLVGVGEAAVARLQ, from the coding sequence ATGAAACCGCTTATTGTCGCGACGGCCGCGTTTGGCCTGTTACTCACCAGCGGCTGCGTGCTGAGTGTCACCGGTGACGGCCATGATAGTTCGAGTTCGCACCGCGAAATCCGCAAGCAGGAACGCAACGCACGGGAGTACATCGCCACGCTATCGCTGGGCACGCCGTCCACGGCGGTGATGACGCACCTGGGTGTTCCGGACTTCACGGAGGTCTTCGCTGGCGACAAAGGTGAGTACCGGATTCTGCGCTACCGCACCCACCGCACGACGTCGGATGGCGACACCACCCGCGACGAGACCACCCCACTGGTCTTTCTCAGCGGCCGCCTGGTCGGTGTGGGTGAGGCCGCCGTGGCCCGCCTGCAGTAG
- a CDS encoding pyridoxamine 5'-phosphate oxidase family protein, producing the protein MNESLQTVAALVGELARLRREAERAGETDVDTGVLATVTADGRPTARTINVHFAPDHQIVFFVNRGSEKGVALQGNAAVALCLFWKASRVQVTLDAQARELGAQAADQIWASRDRNTQLLALVAARYPGADAQTLKREFESARRSLSFERVPRPESWAAYVLDLERVSVWRANWPQSGQRRLFQVDGDQVSAMEAPPY; encoded by the coding sequence ATGAACGAATCGCTGCAAACTGTTGCCGCGCTGGTCGGCGAACTGGCCCGGCTGCGTCGCGAGGCCGAGCGCGCCGGTGAAACCGACGTGGATACCGGGGTTCTGGCAACCGTCACAGCCGACGGTCGCCCGACGGCGCGCACGATTAATGTCCATTTCGCGCCTGACCATCAGATCGTGTTTTTTGTGAATCGTGGCTCGGAGAAGGGGGTGGCGCTGCAAGGCAACGCGGCGGTGGCGCTTTGTCTGTTCTGGAAGGCTTCCCGGGTTCAGGTCACGTTGGATGCCCAGGCGCGGGAGCTAGGTGCCCAGGCCGCCGACCAGATCTGGGCCAGTCGGGATCGCAATACGCAGCTGCTGGCGCTGGTGGCCGCCCGGTATCCCGGGGCCGATGCCCAGACACTGAAGCGTGAGTTCGAGTCGGCTCGGCGCAGCTTGAGTTTTGAGCGAGTGCCACGCCCGGAATCCTGGGCTGCGTATGTGCTTGATCTGGAGCGCGTCAGTGTCTGGCGGGCGAACTGGCCGCAATCTGGCCAGCGCCGTCTGTTTCAGGTCGATGGCGACCAGGTGTCGGCGATGGAGGCACCGCCCTACTGA
- a CDS encoding phytoene desaturase family protein: MKRVGKRYRAKRADDHYDVIVIGSGIGGLANAALLSRLGRRVCVLEQHYTAGGFTHTYERNGYEWDVGVHYIGEVHKPYSPLRRIFDVISDGQLEWAQMDAVYDRIIIGDKRYDFCAGREAFKRGLKQQFPEEADAIDAYVDLVVRVAGSMRKFFTGQALSPGLNWLYRLVRDQRVPPECTMTVRQVLEGLTANQELIGVLTGQWGDYGMPPAEATFLMHASVAKHYFDGGCYPVGGSWKMADTIVPVIRAGGGEVFTYAEVESIVVEQGRARGVRMADGKVIRADAIVSNAGARNTFEKLLPEAERLRHGYPDKLKTVRPSASHICLYAGFKGTAESLGLPRTNLWIYPSARHEENLARFEADQSAPLPLVYVSFPSAKDPDWPKQYPDKSTVEVISLGPYEWFEQWRDSTWNQRGEDYEAFKAGLSERLLEVLFQHMPQLRDALDYHELSTPLSTEWFNFYDRGEIYGLDHDPDRFRQRWLHPITPVKGLFLTGQDVVTAGVGGALMGGVLTTGAMLGLQQRKLWQLLKTWTPPQAAA, from the coding sequence ATGAAACGAGTCGGCAAGCGTTATCGCGCCAAGCGCGCAGATGATCATTACGATGTCATCGTCATTGGCTCAGGCATTGGCGGTCTGGCCAATGCGGCATTGCTCAGCCGGCTGGGACGCCGCGTCTGCGTGCTGGAACAGCACTATACGGCCGGTGGCTTCACCCACACTTACGAGCGCAATGGCTACGAGTGGGACGTGGGCGTGCATTACATCGGGGAAGTGCACAAACCCTATTCCCCGCTTCGGCGCATCTTCGACGTAATCTCCGACGGCCAGCTCGAATGGGCGCAAATGGACGCCGTCTACGACCGCATCATCATCGGTGACAAACGCTATGATTTTTGCGCCGGACGGGAGGCCTTCAAGCGCGGACTCAAGCAGCAGTTCCCGGAGGAAGCCGATGCCATCGATGCCTATGTGGATCTGGTCGTCCGCGTCGCCGGCTCCATGCGGAAATTCTTCACCGGTCAGGCGCTGTCCCCCGGGCTGAATTGGCTTTACCGCCTGGTGCGCGACCAGCGCGTGCCACCCGAGTGCACCATGACCGTCCGCCAGGTGCTGGAAGGCCTCACCGCCAATCAGGAACTGATTGGCGTACTCACCGGCCAATGGGGGGACTACGGCATGCCGCCGGCCGAGGCGACGTTCCTGATGCACGCCTCGGTGGCGAAGCACTATTTTGACGGGGGCTGCTACCCGGTTGGCGGCTCGTGGAAAATGGCTGACACCATCGTTCCGGTGATTCGCGCCGGTGGCGGTGAGGTGTTCACCTATGCCGAAGTCGAGTCCATTGTCGTCGAGCAAGGGCGCGCGCGGGGCGTGCGCATGGCCGACGGCAAGGTGATTCGCGCCGACGCCATTGTCAGCAATGCGGGCGCACGCAACACCTTTGAGAAGCTGCTGCCGGAAGCCGAGCGCCTGCGTCACGGTTACCCGGACAAGCTCAAGACGGTGCGACCGTCGGCCTCACATATCTGTCTGTACGCCGGCTTCAAGGGCACGGCTGAGTCGCTGGGCCTGCCGCGGACGAATCTGTGGATCTATCCGAGCGCCAGGCACGAGGAGAACCTCGCACGCTTCGAGGCCGACCAGTCCGCGCCGCTCCCCCTGGTCTACGTATCCTTCCCCTCTGCAAAGGACCCTGACTGGCCGAAGCAATATCCGGACAAGAGCACCGTCGAAGTGATCTCCCTCGGCCCCTACGAGTGGTTTGAGCAATGGCGCGACTCCACCTGGAACCAGCGGGGCGAGGACTACGAGGCGTTCAAGGCCGGACTGTCCGAGCGCCTGCTGGAGGTCTTGTTCCAGCACATGCCGCAGTTGCGCGATGCGCTGGACTACCACGAACTGTCCACGCCGCTGTCCACCGAGTGGTTCAATTTTTACGATCGCGGCGAAATCTACGGCCTGGACCACGACCCCGACCGGTTCCGCCAGCGCTGGCTGCACCCGATCACCCCGGTCAAAGGCCTGTTCCTCACCGGCCAGGATGTCGTGACCGCGGGTGTCGGCGGTGCGCTCATGGGCGGCGTACTGACCACCGGCGCCATGCTGGGGCTACAGCAACGCAAGCTGTGGCAGTTGCTCAAGACCTGGACTCCGCCGCAGGCGGCGGCCTAG